Proteins from a genomic interval of Gadus macrocephalus chromosome 2, ASM3116895v1:
- the LOC132471613 gene encoding potassium voltage-gated channel subfamily H member 6-like: MPVRRGHVALQNTYLDTIIRKFDGQNRKFLIGNTQMKNCGIIYCNEGFCEMFGFSRAEIMQQPCTCQFLVGPGTMRTAMAQLAQALLGSEERKVEILYYDKEGGN, translated from the exons ATGCCGGTGAGACGGGGTCACGTGGCGCTCCAGAACACCTACCTGGACACCATCATCCGGAAGTTCGACGGACAAA ATCGCAAGTTCCTGATCGGCAACACGCAGATGAAGAACTGTGGCATCATCTACTGCAACGAGGGCTTCTGCGAGATGTTTGGCTTCAGCCGCGCGGAGATCATGCAGCAGCCCTGCACCTGCCAGTTCCTGGTGGGCCCGGGGACCATGAGGACTGCTATGGCCCAACTGGCCCAGGCCCTGCTGGGCTCGGAGGAGCGCAAGGTGGAGATCCTCTACTACGATAAAGAAGGTGGGAACTGA